ACAAGCGCATCAAGGATTTCCGGATCGCCTGCTCGCACCTGGAGTCGCTGCACTCGCACGACGCCGTGAGCGTGATCTGCAAGGGCGTGAAGGGCGGCTTCGACGCCGACTTCATGGACTTCGGCTCATTGCTGTGCTGAGCCGGTCGCTCCGCCGGGCGCGCAAATCACTATCGCCAAAAAGTTCTAACGCCAATGCGGTCGGAGGGTTTCGAAATTGGAAACTGAGATTTCTTTGGCGTTTGAAACCTGAGGCTTGGGGTTTTCGCAGATCCCGGTGGCTCGGATCACCTGCCAGATCGCGCGCACGTGCACCACATCTGCATCGCTGAACCACTCCTGACATAGGGCTGTCAGCGTGGGGTGGTAGAGTGGGAGCATCCTCGGATTCCCCATGCTCCAAGTCACCGGCATCGCCTTCGCCCTCTACCACGTTACCGACGTCGCCCGCGCGCGAAATTTTTACGAGGGCATCCTCGGCCTCAGGGTGGGCACGCAGGCCGAGTTTGCGCCCGGCCAATGGTGGATCGAATACGAGGCCGGGCCGAGCGGGTTGGCCATAACGAACTTTGGCGGCACCGCTGTGCCGGCCTCAGGCGGACCGGGCGTGGCGCTGGAGGTTACGAACTACGACGACGCCATTGCCACGGTGAAGGCAGCGGGGCTCTCGCCGAGTTGGGGCCCGCATGATTGCGATGCGTGCCGCAGCATCGGCTTCCGTGATCCCGACGGCAACG
This DNA window, taken from Oleiharenicola lentus, encodes the following:
- a CDS encoding VOC family protein, whose product is MLQVTGIAFALYHVTDVARARNFYEGILGLRVGTQAEFAPGQWWIEYEAGPSGLAITNFGGTAVPASGGPGVALEVTNYDDAIATVKAAGLSPSWGPHDCDACRSIGFRDPDGNEVFLHQRKGSV